A window of the Streptomyces sp. Ag109_O5-10 genome harbors these coding sequences:
- a CDS encoding TIGR02452 family protein, translating into MSARLRGIARQTEEIVAAGGYRAPDGREVLLAADIAAARAGTRLYGPEPVPVPTAPGPEPDAVFEVTGESSLEAARRLADAPVAVLNFASARNPGGGYLNGAQAQEEALCRASALYTCVREAAAYYDHHRAHRDPFYTDRVIHSPAVPVFRDDRGALLAEPYRVGFLTAAAPNAGVIRRTAPERTGELPGALAVRAERVLEVAAVHGYRRLVLGAWGCGVFQNDPAQVAAAFRGLLGPGGRFAGTFAHVVFGVLDRTPGSVVRAAFAETFRTVAPR; encoded by the coding sequence ATGAGCGCGCGCCTGCGCGGCATCGCACGGCAGACCGAGGAGATCGTGGCGGCGGGCGGCTACCGGGCGCCCGACGGCCGGGAGGTCCTGCTCGCCGCCGACATCGCGGCCGCACGGGCGGGGACGCGGCTGTACGGCCCGGAACCGGTGCCGGTCCCGACGGCCCCGGGCCCGGAGCCGGACGCCGTCTTCGAGGTCACCGGCGAGAGCAGCCTGGAGGCCGCCCGCCGCCTCGCCGACGCCCCGGTGGCCGTGCTCAACTTCGCCTCGGCCCGCAATCCGGGCGGCGGCTACCTGAACGGCGCCCAGGCGCAGGAGGAGGCCCTGTGCCGCGCCTCCGCGCTGTACACGTGCGTGCGCGAGGCCGCCGCCTACTACGACCACCACCGCGCGCACCGCGACCCCTTCTACACGGACCGCGTGATCCACTCCCCGGCCGTCCCGGTCTTCCGCGACGACCGCGGCGCGCTGCTCGCCGAGCCCTACCGCGTGGGTTTCCTCACGGCCGCCGCGCCCAACGCGGGCGTGATCCGGCGGACGGCTCCGGAGCGGACCGGTGAACTGCCGGGAGCCCTCGCCGTACGGGCCGAGAGGGTGCTGGAGGTGGCCGCAGTCCACGGCTACCGGCGACTGGTCCTCGGCGCCTGGGGCTGCGGGGTGTTCCAGAACGACCCCGCACAGGTCGCGGCCGCCTTCCGGGGACTGCTGGGCCCCGGCGGCCGGTTCGCGGGGACCTTCGCCCACGTGGTGTTCGGGGTCCTGGACCGCACACCGGGATCCGTGGTCCGGGCCGCCTTCGCGGAGACGTTCCGGACCGTCGCGCCCCGTTAG
- a CDS encoding type II toxin-antitoxin system PemK/MazF family toxin: protein MTVFIDDENIPGRYGPTATTEADPHEVGKVRTEYSPAHDGDPDPGEIVWTWVPFEENDGRGKDRPVLVVAREAAGTLLAVQLSSKQHDNDREWVAIGSGPWDRTGRDSWVDVDRVLRLHEDGMRREACALDRGRFNLVRHRLHERYGWN from the coding sequence GTGACTGTGTTTATCGACGACGAGAACATCCCCGGCCGGTACGGCCCCACCGCGACCACCGAGGCCGACCCGCACGAGGTCGGCAAGGTGCGCACCGAGTACTCCCCCGCCCACGACGGCGACCCCGACCCCGGTGAGATCGTGTGGACCTGGGTGCCCTTCGAGGAGAACGACGGGCGGGGCAAGGACCGGCCGGTCCTTGTCGTCGCCCGGGAGGCGGCCGGCACCCTGCTCGCCGTCCAGCTGTCCAGCAAGCAGCACGACAACGACCGCGAATGGGTGGCGATCGGCAGCGGGCCGTGGGACCGCACGGGCCGCGACTCCTGGGTGGACGTGGACCGCGTCCTGCGGCTGCACGAGGACGGCATGCGCCGCGAGGCCTGCGCGCTCGACCGGGGCCGCTTCAACCTCGTACGCCACCGGCTGCACGAACGCTACGGCTGGAACTGA
- a CDS encoding alpha/beta fold hydrolase → MTTNRTVQVYPDLPLSLTEAGSGRPVLVLHGGGGPATVAGLAARLAGSARTLAPVHPGWDGTPRPDWLTGVDDLAVAYLHLLQDAELNDVLVIGSSLGGRLAAEMAIRDTAGVISGLVLINAVGADIEGEPVTDFFALDPRAQAEHSWHDPDRFYVDPATLPATELARRQANMATMRLLTDGGRMSDPKLLPRLGRVRQPVLLIWGESDRIVTPAYGAAYAKAFPQGRFEPVPGAGHLPHLERPEVTAELIEAELRSTGTPPAPAG, encoded by the coding sequence ATGACGACGAACCGCACCGTCCAGGTGTACCCCGACCTTCCCCTCTCCCTGACCGAGGCCGGTTCCGGCCGCCCGGTGCTCGTGCTCCACGGAGGCGGCGGCCCCGCCACGGTGGCCGGCCTCGCCGCCCGCCTCGCCGGGTCGGCCCGCACCCTCGCCCCGGTCCACCCCGGCTGGGACGGCACGCCCCGCCCCGACTGGCTGACCGGCGTCGACGACCTCGCCGTCGCCTACCTCCACCTGCTCCAGGACGCGGAGTTGAACGACGTCCTGGTCATCGGCTCCTCGCTGGGCGGCCGACTCGCCGCCGAGATGGCGATACGCGACACGGCCGGGGTGATCAGCGGCCTGGTCCTCATCAACGCGGTCGGCGCGGACATCGAAGGCGAGCCGGTCACGGACTTCTTCGCGCTGGACCCGCGCGCCCAGGCCGAGCACTCCTGGCACGACCCGGACCGCTTCTACGTCGACCCGGCCACCCTCCCCGCCACCGAACTCGCCCGCCGCCAGGCCAACATGGCGACCATGCGGCTGCTCACGGACGGCGGCCGGATGAGCGACCCGAAGCTGCTCCCCCGGCTGGGGCGGGTGCGGCAGCCCGTGCTGCTGATCTGGGGCGAGAGCGACCGCATCGTCACGCCCGCGTACGGGGCCGCCTACGCGAAGGCCTTCCCGCAGGGCCGGTTCGAGCCGGTCCCCGGAGCCGGTCACCTTCCGCACCTCGAACGCCCCGAGGTGACCGCCGAGTTGATCGAGGCGGAGCTGCGCAGCACCGGGACCCCGCCTGCCCCGGCCGGCTGA
- a CDS encoding MarR family winged helix-turn-helix transcriptional regulator translates to MHDDLQVLGRAVKQAQYRQHRAMDSALAAVGTTLAQWDALRAIDRSPGASARELAAATFQSEQAFGTLVGRLAAQGLVERRPGHGRRIQHHLTREGERTLAAGHGVAGEVLAGCFAGLSAAERATLLELLRRLNAQE, encoded by the coding sequence ATGCACGACGACCTGCAAGTTCTCGGAAGAGCGGTGAAACAGGCCCAGTACCGCCAGCACCGGGCGATGGACAGCGCGCTCGCCGCCGTCGGCACCACCCTCGCGCAGTGGGACGCGCTGCGCGCCATCGACCGGTCGCCCGGTGCCTCGGCGCGCGAGCTGGCCGCGGCCACCTTCCAGAGCGAGCAGGCCTTCGGCACGCTGGTGGGGCGGCTGGCCGCGCAGGGGCTGGTGGAACGGCGGCCCGGCCACGGGCGGCGGATCCAGCACCACCTCACCCGCGAAGGGGAGCGGACGCTGGCGGCCGGGCACGGGGTGGCCGGCGAGGTGCTCGCCGGCTGCTTCGCCGGGCTGTCGGCCGCGGAGCGGGCGACGCTGCTGGAGCTGCTGCGGCGACTCAACGCGCAGGAATGA